One stretch of Hymenobacter sublimis DNA includes these proteins:
- a CDS encoding toxin-antitoxin system YwqK family antitoxin, producing the protein MVKLYFLQFLLLISTITALAQRPKPAAVSLPPADTVYFDRDWERTETLEEVAYARIARHDAAGKTVGTVRDYFYPSWQKQWEGKMVKEHPDVPSGLCTGWHENGKLSFRGTYVNGAQQADFRSWHEDGREIKCTYAVEDALPLSSAEIHCSNCMHLSRKVFEVDVPEGTVGIVYKLDIRDGHQPASWSTALSMAAALSNPATGTVALLSMAASTLSKQDTKPPTTSTKCHWYITTSPAAMQQFLATKGSITIPNSCLRMETNTPQETRPMSLPPGTRRFFVCVNNDNYTTDATATLSVTALVKACN; encoded by the coding sequence ATGGTAAAACTCTACTTTCTGCAGTTCCTACTCCTTATTAGTACTATTACCGCGCTAGCCCAGCGTCCCAAGCCGGCCGCGGTATCGCTTCCTCCAGCCGATACCGTCTACTTCGACCGGGACTGGGAGCGCACCGAGACGCTGGAAGAAGTGGCCTACGCCCGTATAGCCCGCCACGACGCGGCTGGTAAAACCGTGGGCACCGTGCGCGACTATTTCTACCCTTCCTGGCAAAAGCAGTGGGAAGGCAAGATGGTTAAAGAGCACCCCGACGTGCCTTCAGGGCTGTGCACGGGCTGGCACGAGAACGGAAAGCTGAGCTTTCGGGGTACCTACGTCAACGGCGCCCAGCAGGCTGATTTTCGCAGCTGGCACGAGGACGGGCGCGAAATCAAGTGCACGTATGCAGTGGAAGATGCCCTGCCGCTCAGCAGCGCGGAGATTCACTGCAGCAACTGCATGCACCTAAGCCGAAAGGTGTTTGAAGTCGACGTGCCCGAGGGCACGGTGGGTATCGTGTACAAGCTCGACATCCGCGACGGCCATCAGCCCGCTTCCTGGTCCACGGCCTTGAGCATGGCCGCGGCCCTGAGCAATCCGGCCACCGGTACGGTGGCCCTGTTGTCCATGGCCGCTTCCACTTTGTCGAAGCAGGACACCAAGCCGCCCACGACGTCCACCAAGTGCCACTGGTACATCACCACCAGTCCGGCGGCCATGCAGCAATTCCTGGCTACGAAAGGCTCGATAACCATTCCCAACTCGTGCTTGCGCATGGAAACCAACACGCCTCAGGAAACCCGGCCAATGTCGCTGCCCCCCGGGACACGCCGCTTCTTCGTGTGCGTCAACAACGACAACTACACCACCGACGCCACGGCCACGCTCAGCGTGACCGCCCTGGTGAAGGCCTGCAATTAA
- a CDS encoding site-specific integrase, with translation MENSVALTVNPVGHALAHHTGAAARYVEAGLTGAPNTARAYAAHLKRFSAWCTEHGFSALPAPVDALVGFCTHLAEAGKKVGTLEQHCAAISKAHAVRGVDSPTDDKQFKIFMDGVRRVHGVRQKQAPAFTLAQLKQLVRSLDVQTVTGLRDRAILLLGFTGAFRRSELTALNVQDLRFTEECLVVSLGKSKTNQLGDYEEKAIFYSPEPAVCPIRSLKAWLEQLERSEGPVFVMLRKGNRLTTNRLSDQTINTLVQRYLGLGYTAHSLRASFVTVAKLNGADDSKIMNQTKHKTSAMIRRYTRLDNVQQHNAAKELGL, from the coding sequence ATGGAAAACTCCGTCGCGCTCACCGTGAATCCCGTGGGTCATGCCCTGGCGCACCACACCGGCGCGGCGGCCCGCTACGTCGAGGCCGGGCTTACCGGCGCGCCCAACACGGCCCGGGCGTACGCCGCGCACCTGAAGCGCTTCAGTGCCTGGTGCACCGAGCACGGCTTCTCGGCATTGCCAGCACCTGTAGATGCGCTGGTTGGGTTTTGTACCCACCTGGCCGAAGCGGGCAAGAAGGTCGGCACCTTGGAGCAGCACTGCGCCGCCATCAGCAAGGCCCACGCGGTTCGTGGTGTGGACTCGCCGACGGACGACAAGCAGTTCAAGATTTTCATGGACGGCGTACGCCGGGTCCACGGCGTGCGGCAGAAGCAGGCGCCGGCATTTACGCTGGCGCAGCTCAAGCAGCTGGTGCGCAGCCTGGATGTGCAGACGGTGACCGGGCTGCGGGACCGGGCCATTCTGCTACTCGGTTTCACCGGGGCGTTTCGCCGCTCGGAGTTGACGGCGCTCAATGTGCAGGACCTGCGCTTTACCGAGGAATGCTTGGTCGTGTCGCTGGGCAAGAGTAAAACCAACCAGTTGGGTGATTACGAGGAAAAGGCCATATTTTACTCCCCTGAGCCAGCAGTGTGCCCCATCCGCTCTTTAAAGGCGTGGCTAGAGCAGCTGGAACGCAGCGAAGGCCCGGTATTCGTGATGCTGCGCAAGGGCAATCGTCTCACCACCAACCGCCTCTCAGACCAGACTATTAATACCCTTGTGCAACGTTACTTGGGATTAGGCTATACGGCCCATTCCCTGCGGGCGTCCTTCGTGACGGTGGCCAAGCTCAACGGGGCTGATGATAGCAAAATCATGAACCAGACCAAGCACAAGACCAGCGCTATGATTCGTCGTTACACGCGTTTAGACAATGTCCAACAGCATAACGCGGCTAAGGAACTAGGCTTGTAA
- a CDS encoding ABC-three component system protein, translated as MHPETREMYEMRFKLRVYESKGDVYQSLFSDVMQRAHPEDFMKTRPWGNLGDKKNDGFLKSERHLYQVYAPNEMTAAQAIKKIEEDFLGALPHWGSDFDKWSFVHNAFDGLGPHIQQTILALEKQHHPIKLTPFSPIDLSKKLFSLDEDDIMAVLGLPYKPTRPSQITFEEIKHVLEQLAHSLPEQPAHIQEVPPGKLNANSLSSNSRNLVRMGMGLAPRVGDFFGTHRFDPELGNRVAQVLREEYIRLKGSRIGPDAIYSALFNLIRQHQHSSEAAALAILAYFFERCDIFEPLSSTPSLQEAEA; from the coding sequence ATGCATCCAGAAACGCGAGAAATGTACGAAATGAGGTTTAAACTTCGTGTTTACGAAAGCAAGGGCGATGTATACCAATCTCTGTTTTCAGATGTGATGCAGCGGGCCCATCCAGAAGACTTCATGAAAACGCGGCCATGGGGTAACCTCGGTGACAAAAAGAACGATGGGTTTTTAAAATCCGAGCGTCATTTGTACCAAGTTTATGCTCCAAACGAAATGACCGCGGCGCAAGCCATCAAGAAAATTGAAGAGGACTTTTTGGGTGCCTTACCCCATTGGGGCTCTGATTTCGACAAGTGGTCCTTTGTGCACAACGCATTTGATGGCTTAGGACCTCATATACAGCAGACAATACTGGCTTTAGAGAAACAGCACCATCCTATAAAACTTACTCCTTTCAGCCCTATTGACCTTTCCAAGAAGCTGTTTAGCCTTGATGAGGATGATATTATGGCGGTCCTGGGACTGCCCTACAAACCAACGAGGCCTTCACAAATAACCTTTGAGGAAATCAAGCATGTTTTAGAACAACTTGCTCACTCACTTCCTGAGCAACCAGCCCATATACAAGAAGTGCCTCCAGGAAAACTCAATGCAAACAGCTTGAGCTCCAATAGTCGAAACTTGGTTCGCATGGGGATGGGGCTTGCTCCACGCGTTGGCGATTTCTTTGGCACTCATCGATTCGACCCTGAGCTTGGCAACCGAGTTGCTCAGGTGCTTAGAGAAGAGTACATCCGATTAAAAGGGTCTCGCATTGGGCCTGATGCTATTTACAGTGCACTATTTAACTTGATAAGACAACATCAGCATTCATCTGAGGCAGCAGCTTTGGCAATTTTAGCCTACTTCTTTGAGCGTTGTGACATTTTTGAGCCTCTTAGTAGCACCCCATCTTTGCAGGAGGCAGAGGCATGA
- a CDS encoding ABC-three component system middle component 6, with amino-acid sequence MILPTKHLPTERALLTVGAQLLMHLQEPKSVSRLWSDIKHDPSQDNSISFDWFVLALDLLSAMGIIHFANERIARTTSA; translated from the coding sequence ATGATTCTACCCACCAAACATCTTCCGACCGAACGTGCCTTGCTTACTGTTGGTGCGCAACTGCTAATGCATCTGCAAGAACCCAAATCAGTCTCGCGGCTTTGGTCAGATATTAAGCATGACCCTTCTCAGGATAATTCTATTTCCTTCGACTGGTTCGTGCTCGCTCTTGACCTCTTATCCGCAATGGGCATCATTCATTTCGCAAACGAGCGCATTGCCCGGACAACCTCTGCATGA